In Nodosilinea sp. PGN35, the genomic stretch GGGTGATGGGGAAGGTGGGGAAGGTGGGGAGGAAATGTAGGGGAGGACTCGTGTGTCCGCCCTATGGTTCGATGTGGACGGGTCTGGCCCAGATGGCGAGGACGACGCAGCCGTCGGGGCTGTGGACGGTGTGGCGGGTGCCGGGGGGATTGATCATTAGGCTGCCGGCGGGGTAGGTGCCGTTTTCGTCGGACTGGCTGCCGGAGAGCACCAGGATGTGCTCGAAGCCGGTGTGCAGGTGGTAGGGCACGGTGGCCCCCGGCTGGTACCGCAGCAGAGCGGCGGCGGCCCCATCCGGCTCGGCGGGGTAGAGCCGATGGATATCGACCCCAGGGCGAAACGGCTCCCAGGATAGGTTGGGGTCGAGG encodes the following:
- a CDS encoding cupin domain-containing protein, whose amino-acid sequence is MESIVLDDLKAIALDPNLSWEPFRPGVDIHRLYPAEPDGAAAALLRYQPGATVPYHLHTGFEHILVLSGSQSDENGTYPAGSLMINPPGTRHTVHSPDGCVVLAIWARPVHIEP